One window of Alkaliphilus metalliredigens QYMF genomic DNA carries:
- a CDS encoding zinc-binding alcohol dehydrogenase family protein has protein sequence MEKMKAVHINDDATIQVVEIDRPTPKKGEALLKIKYCGICGSDIQTYTGNQPFATYPRIPGHEFSAEIIEIEENDMGLQKGMIVTANPYFNCGKCYSCLRGKVNCCENNETMGVQRDGSFAEYIVMPIERIVDGKGLDAKTLSLIEPFSISYHAVNRVNIQKGDKVLVIGAGAIGIFAALAAKLRGAEVYISDIFDERLEAALKMGADGTINVKNENLQERVKDITNGNGMDVCIEAVGMPETFLDCIENVCFGGKIGLIGNGKRETTFNHSILLKKELDVYGSRNSLNDFIPLVDLVSKDKIDILQIVSDILPLENVKEAFDLLKNNDGSKMKVLVEFDKV, from the coding sequence ATGGAAAAAATGAAAGCAGTTCATATTAACGACGACGCTACAATACAAGTTGTAGAGATAGATCGGCCAACACCTAAAAAGGGAGAGGCGCTTTTAAAGATAAAATACTGTGGCATCTGTGGTTCCGATATTCAGACATATACAGGAAATCAACCATTTGCAACATATCCAAGGATTCCAGGCCATGAATTTTCTGCTGAAATCATAGAAATCGAAGAAAATGATATGGGATTACAGAAGGGGATGATTGTCACTGCAAATCCATATTTTAATTGTGGAAAATGCTACTCCTGTCTGAGAGGAAAAGTAAATTGCTGTGAGAACAATGAAACAATGGGCGTACAAAGAGATGGATCCTTTGCGGAGTACATTGTCATGCCAATAGAAAGAATCGTGGATGGTAAAGGGCTAGATGCAAAGACATTATCCCTCATTGAACCCTTTAGTATTAGTTACCATGCTGTTAATCGAGTTAATATACAAAAGGGCGACAAGGTCTTGGTAATAGGTGCAGGGGCCATTGGTATTTTTGCAGCACTTGCAGCGAAGCTCAGAGGTGCTGAGGTTTATATCTCTGATATTTTTGATGAAAGACTTGAAGCTGCATTGAAAATGGGAGCAGACGGAACGATCAATGTAAAGAATGAAAACCTACAAGAACGTGTCAAAGACATTACCAATGGAAATGGAATGGACGTTTGTATCGAAGCAGTAGGAATGCCAGAAACCTTCTTAGACTGCATTGAAAATGTATGCTTTGGGGGGAAAATAGGTCTAATCGGGAATGGTAAAAGAGAAACGACATTTAACCATTCTATTTTACTAAAAAAGGAATTAGATGTTTATGGTTCAAGAAATAGTTTGAATGATTTTATACCACTAGTTGATTTGGTTTCTAAAGATAAAATCGATATCCTTCAGATTGTATCGGATATTTTACCCTTGGAGAATGTGAAAGAAGCATTTGACCTACTAAAAAATAATGACGGTAGTAAAATGAAGGTACTGGTTGAGTTTGATAAAGTATAA
- a CDS encoding tagaturonate reductase, protein MKLNKTIYKEARNYPEKIVQFGEGNFLRAFADWTIDKMNKEANFNSGVVVIQPLQGGLIDKLNDQDGLYTLYLNGIKDGEVVSEHAVIDCVTRGINTYTNYDEYLAVAENPELRFMISNTTEAGITYNEQDRLEDRPQASFPGKLTALLYHRFKTFNGSKDKGLVFIPCELIEKNGEKLKETVLKLAALWNLENDFKVWIDEANTFCNSLVDRIVPGYPKERMEEIRQELGYDDDLVVEGEPFHLWVIEGPAWVKEAFPAHKVGLNVLVVDDMTPYRTRKVRILNGAHTSMVPVAYLYGIDTVRESVEDSVVGQFIKETIFEEIIPTLDLPREELDGFANDVLDRFRNPFIKHQLMSISLNSMSKFETRVLPSILEYENRKGELPKKLTFSLAALIAFYKGERNGEKIALTDDAAILEQYKTLWKAYEGKEDQLKHIVTTILSNEKIWKMDLNQISGLTDMVTNYLSKIQEHGVKNVLQRMMK, encoded by the coding sequence ATGAAATTGAATAAAACCATTTATAAGGAAGCTAGGAATTACCCAGAAAAAATAGTGCAATTTGGAGAAGGTAACTTTTTAAGAGCCTTTGCTGATTGGACAATAGACAAAATGAATAAAGAAGCCAATTTTAATAGTGGGGTTGTTGTGATTCAACCTTTACAGGGAGGGTTAATAGATAAACTCAATGACCAGGATGGTTTATACACTTTATATCTCAATGGTATAAAGGATGGTGAAGTTGTAAGTGAGCACGCAGTCATTGATTGTGTTACTAGAGGCATCAATACTTATACAAATTATGATGAATATCTAGCAGTAGCAGAAAACCCAGAGCTAAGATTTATGATATCCAATACCACAGAGGCAGGAATTACTTATAATGAGCAAGACCGATTAGAAGACAGACCTCAAGCTAGTTTTCCAGGCAAGTTAACTGCCCTATTATATCACAGATTTAAAACTTTCAATGGAAGTAAGGATAAGGGTCTTGTTTTTATTCCTTGTGAATTAATTGAAAAAAATGGTGAAAAGCTTAAGGAAACGGTACTGAAGCTTGCGGCGCTTTGGAACTTAGAAAATGATTTTAAGGTATGGATTGATGAAGCCAATACATTTTGTAATAGTCTAGTTGATCGAATCGTACCTGGATATCCCAAGGAAAGAATGGAAGAGATTCGTCAAGAATTAGGATATGATGATGATTTAGTAGTAGAAGGGGAACCATTCCATCTATGGGTAATTGAAGGGCCAGCTTGGGTCAAGGAAGCGTTCCCAGCTCATAAAGTAGGATTAAATGTGTTAGTGGTAGATGACATGACTCCCTATAGAACCAGAAAGGTTAGAATTTTAAATGGAGCACATACCAGTATGGTTCCTGTAGCCTATTTATACGGAATTGATACCGTTAGAGAATCTGTGGAAGATTCTGTAGTGGGTCAATTCATTAAGGAAACAATTTTTGAAGAAATCATTCCCACTTTAGATTTACCTAGGGAAGAATTGGACGGGTTTGCAAATGATGTATTAGACCGATTCAGAAACCCCTTTATTAAGCATCAATTAATGAGCATCTCATTAAACTCAATGTCAAAATTTGAAACAAGGGTACTTCCTTCTATTTTAGAGTATGAAAATAGAAAAGGTGAATTGCCGAAAAAATTAACGTTCTCGCTAGCAGCATTAATTGCCTTCTATAAAGGAGAACGAAATGGAGAAAAAATTGCGTTAACTGATGATGCAGCCATTTTAGAACAATACAAAACCCTTTGGAAAGCTTATGAGGGAAAAGAAGACCAATTAAAGCATATCGTAACAACTATATTATCCAATGAAAAGATATGGAAAATGGACTTAAATCAAATTAGTGGGTTAACGGATATGGTGACCAATTATCTTAGCAAAATTCAAGAACATGGAGTTAAAAATGTATTGCAAAGGATGATGAAATAA
- a CDS encoding UxaA family hydrolase, with protein MKSFIKINETDNVVVALTDLKNGEIIELGDLQVVLQEEIKRGHKFALKEITQGEHILKYGAPIGYATQTIAKGHWVHSHNTKTNLEGVSEYQFNQKLNELIAENRNLNFDGYRRRNGSVGIRNELWIVPTVGCVNGIAQMIIEKFKEEVKPEGIDAIEVFKHNYGCSQLGDDHKNTKVILGDVVRHPNAGGVLVLGLGCENNYISAFKEDLGEYDQDRVRFLITQEVGDEVQEGVNRLKDLYEEMKTDKREVVSISELKIGLKCGGSDGLSGITANPLLGVFSDFLISQGGTTILTEVPEMFGAENILMGRAENEDVFDKTVNLINDFKQYFIEHKQPIYENPSPGNKEGGITTLEEKSLGCTQKGGIATVVDVLKYGETLKKKGLNLLDAPGNDLVAATALGASGCQIVLFTTGRGTPFGSFVPTIKISTNSAIYNLKPHWIDFNAGTLVENETMEEALERFIEYIIEVANGKLVNNEKNNFREISIFKTGVTL; from the coding sequence ATGAAATCATTCATTAAAATCAACGAAACGGATAATGTAGTGGTGGCTTTAACTGACTTAAAGAACGGTGAAATAATTGAACTAGGCGATTTACAAGTGGTACTCCAAGAAGAAATAAAAAGAGGCCATAAGTTTGCATTGAAAGAGATCACACAAGGAGAGCACATCTTAAAGTATGGTGCGCCCATCGGATATGCAACACAGACAATAGCAAAAGGTCATTGGGTACACTCTCATAATACCAAAACAAATCTAGAGGGAGTGAGTGAATATCAATTCAATCAAAAACTCAATGAATTAATAGCGGAAAATAGAAATCTGAATTTTGATGGGTACCGCAGAAGAAATGGAAGTGTGGGGATCCGAAACGAACTATGGATTGTACCTACGGTTGGGTGCGTCAATGGTATTGCACAAATGATTATTGAGAAATTCAAAGAGGAAGTCAAACCAGAAGGCATAGATGCCATTGAAGTATTTAAGCACAACTATGGTTGCTCTCAGCTGGGGGATGACCATAAAAATACAAAGGTCATATTAGGTGATGTTGTGAGACATCCTAATGCCGGTGGCGTGTTAGTCCTTGGATTAGGCTGTGAAAACAATTATATTTCCGCATTTAAGGAAGATCTAGGTGAATATGATCAAGATAGAGTTCGTTTTCTCATTACCCAAGAGGTAGGTGATGAGGTTCAAGAGGGTGTTAACCGCTTGAAGGATCTTTATGAAGAAATGAAAACCGATAAAAGAGAGGTTGTTTCTATCTCTGAATTAAAGATTGGATTAAAATGTGGTGGTTCCGATGGACTCTCTGGTATCACAGCTAATCCATTACTAGGTGTTTTTTCTGATTTCCTTATTTCTCAAGGTGGAACAACGATCTTGACAGAAGTGCCAGAGATGTTTGGAGCAGAGAATATATTAATGGGTCGTGCAGAAAATGAAGATGTATTTGATAAAACCGTGAATCTTATTAATGATTTCAAACAGTACTTCATTGAACATAAGCAACCAATTTATGAAAATCCTTCTCCAGGCAATAAAGAAGGAGGAATCACCACCCTTGAAGAAAAATCCCTTGGATGCACTCAAAAAGGTGGCATAGCCACAGTTGTGGATGTACTAAAGTATGGTGAAACTTTAAAGAAAAAGGGTTTGAATTTATTGGATGCGCCAGGAAATGACTTGGTGGCAGCAACGGCATTGGGGGCATCTGGCTGTCAGATCGTATTGTTCACAACGGGCAGAGGAACTCCCTTTGGAAGCTTTGTCCCAACCATAAAGATTTCGACTAATTCAGCAATATATAATCTGAAGCCACATTGGATTGATTTCAATGCAGGCACCTTGGTAGAGAATGAGACAATGGAAGAAGCTTTGGAAAGATTTATTGAATATATTATTGAAGTGGCCAATGGAAAATTGGTAAACAACGAAAAAAATAACTTTAGAGAAATATCTATATTCAAGACAGGTGTTACATTATAA
- the glpK gene encoding glycerol kinase GlpK → MKKYIMALDQGTTSSRAILFDQEGKRVGSSQKEFTQFYPKAGWVEHDPMEIWGTQSGVAREVLETTGISTQDIAAIGITNQRETTIIWDKNTGKPIYNAIVWQCRRTAGICDELKAQGMETYIRENTGLVVDAYFSGTKVKWILDHVEGAREKAENGELLFGTVDSWLIWNLTRGKVHVTDYSNASRTMLYNIKELKWDEKILEALDIPKSMLPEVKASSEVYGHTDHQTFGGADIPIAGAAGDQQAALFGQACFQPGMAKNTYGTGCFMLMNTGEKFVPSENGLLTTLAWGVDGKVEYALEGSIFVAGAAVQWLRDELRIIRDAEDTEYLATKVADSNGVYVVPAFTGMGAPYWDMYARGAILGLTRGAKAEHIIRATLESIAYQTRDVLEAMQEDSGIELRSLKVDGGAVSNNFLMQFQADILGVQVDRPEIIETTALGAAYLAGLAVGFWRDKNEIANKWKVDTVFSPTMENTKKEKMYRGWKRAVNRALKWELEEE, encoded by the coding sequence ATGAAGAAGTATATTATGGCTTTAGATCAAGGAACCACAAGCTCAAGGGCAATATTGTTTGATCAAGAGGGTAAAAGAGTAGGAAGTTCACAGAAAGAATTCACTCAATTTTATCCAAAGGCAGGATGGGTAGAGCATGATCCAATGGAGATATGGGGAACACAGAGTGGTGTTGCCAGAGAGGTTTTAGAAACAACGGGGATCAGTACTCAGGATATCGCAGCAATTGGGATTACAAACCAAAGAGAAACCACAATCATATGGGATAAAAACACAGGCAAGCCTATATACAATGCCATCGTTTGGCAATGTAGAAGAACTGCAGGGATTTGTGATGAATTAAAGGCACAAGGCATGGAGACCTACATTAGAGAGAACACGGGATTGGTGGTAGATGCATACTTTTCCGGAACCAAGGTGAAATGGATATTAGATCACGTAGAGGGAGCAAGAGAAAAGGCTGAAAATGGGGAATTGTTATTCGGTACAGTGGATAGTTGGTTGATATGGAATTTAACAAGAGGAAAGGTACATGTAACTGATTATTCCAATGCCTCAAGAACCATGTTATATAATATCAAGGAATTAAAATGGGATGAAAAAATATTAGAGGCATTAGATATTCCAAAATCTATGCTTCCAGAAGTAAAGGCCTCCAGTGAAGTTTATGGACATACAGACCATCAAACATTTGGTGGCGCTGACATTCCCATAGCAGGAGCGGCGGGGGATCAACAGGCTGCATTATTTGGCCAAGCATGTTTTCAACCTGGAATGGCTAAAAACACCTATGGAACAGGATGCTTTATGTTGATGAATACAGGTGAAAAATTTGTGCCATCTGAAAATGGACTCTTAACTACTTTAGCATGGGGTGTAGATGGGAAGGTAGAGTATGCTTTAGAGGGAAGTATCTTTGTAGCTGGGGCTGCGGTTCAGTGGCTGAGGGATGAACTAAGGATAATCAGAGATGCAGAGGACACTGAGTATTTAGCCACAAAGGTGGCGGATTCCAATGGTGTTTATGTAGTACCGGCCTTTACGGGTATGGGGGCACCTTATTGGGATATGTATGCAAGAGGTGCAATCCTAGGGTTGACAAGGGGAGCTAAAGCTGAACATATTATCAGAGCCACATTAGAGTCAATTGCTTATCAAACGAGAGATGTATTGGAGGCCATGCAGGAGGATTCTGGGATTGAATTACGCTCCTTAAAGGTCGATGGTGGTGCTGTTTCGAATAATTTTTTAATGCAGTTTCAAGCGGATATATTAGGAGTCCAGGTAGATAGACCTGAGATTATAGAGACAACCGCCCTAGGAGCTGCCTATCTTGCTGGACTGGCAGTAGGCTTTTGGCGTGATAAAAATGAAATTGCTAATAAGTGGAAGGTGGATACTGTTTTTAGTCCAACAATGGAAAATACTAAAAAAGAAAAAATGTATAGAGGATGGAAACGAGCAGTGAATCGTGCCTTGAAATGGGAGCTAGAAGAGGAATAA
- a CDS encoding C4-dicarboxylate TRAP transporter substrate-binding protein, with the protein MKKLGIKLSVILVLLLLITGVLTACGGGETPAEAETEGEVTTEVESDDDYKLVLRLSHVFSPEEQLTKSMDLVADSIYEKTNGAIEIQTFPQGQIAAYKDGVEQVVRGADFISVEDPSYIGDYVPDFTAMVGPMLYDTYAEYVAMTDTELVADMKRRAEEKGIKILSLDYVFGFRNVITDKVIETPADLNGVRLRVPGSQLFIETLNAMGANSTPLPWGETISAMQQGVVDGIEGSEFTNLGNSIYEVRKNVALTRHFLGACGVYISTDVWDGIPAKYQKIIQDEYNAGAIHMVELLTEQHAGVVEELESYGVQFNEVDREAFVEATAHIYDTFPGLTPGIYDLLQEELAIIRGQ; encoded by the coding sequence ATGAAAAAATTGGGAATAAAGTTAAGCGTTATACTGGTGTTATTACTACTAATCACAGGGGTTTTGACGGCATGCGGCGGAGGGGAAACACCGGCAGAAGCGGAAACGGAGGGTGAAGTAACAACAGAAGTAGAAAGTGACGATGACTACAAATTGGTCTTAAGATTGAGTCATGTATTCTCACCTGAGGAGCAACTGACTAAGTCAATGGATTTAGTTGCAGATAGCATTTATGAAAAAACAAATGGTGCTATTGAAATCCAAACATTTCCACAGGGACAAATCGCTGCTTACAAGGATGGCGTAGAGCAAGTGGTTAGAGGGGCAGACTTTATTTCTGTTGAGGATCCTTCATACATAGGAGACTATGTACCTGACTTTACCGCAATGGTTGGTCCTATGTTATACGATACTTATGCTGAATATGTGGCTATGACAGATACCGAATTAGTGGCAGACATGAAAAGAAGAGCAGAAGAAAAAGGCATCAAAATCCTTTCTTTAGATTATGTATTTGGTTTTAGAAATGTAATCACAGACAAAGTAATCGAAACCCCAGCGGATTTAAATGGTGTTAGATTAAGAGTACCTGGAAGTCAATTGTTTATCGAAACATTAAACGCCATGGGTGCCAATTCAACACCGCTACCATGGGGAGAAACGATTTCCGCTATGCAACAGGGGGTTGTTGATGGGATCGAAGGCTCTGAATTCACAAATCTTGGTAACAGTATTTATGAAGTAAGAAAAAATGTGGCATTAACCCGTCATTTCCTTGGTGCTTGCGGTGTTTATATTTCAACTGACGTATGGGATGGAATTCCAGCAAAATACCAAAAAATTATCCAAGATGAGTACAATGCTGGTGCCATTCATATGGTGGAACTATTAACAGAGCAACATGCAGGTGTTGTTGAGGAATTAGAATCCTATGGTGTCCAGTTTAATGAAGTAGACCGAGAGGCTTTTGTAGAAGCAACTGCTCATATTTATGATACATTCCCTGGTTTAACACCTGGAATCTATGACTTGCTTCAAGAGGAGCTAGCTATCATAAGAGGACAATAG
- a CDS encoding TRAP transporter small permease, with product MRRIINNLEEIISSFFVSITVSLVILNVILRYVFNMGIYWSEEAATISFVWSVFIGAGACYKKKMHIGIDLLTQLASVKVQGIIHLLVNLALVGINGYITYLSIVFVRASVGKPTAVLGISSAYMSAAVLAGFAIMTFHSIRFFIAGVKVLITGEVNKEVEEANIISK from the coding sequence ATGAGAAGAATAATCAATAATCTTGAGGAAATCATAAGTTCCTTTTTTGTAAGTATAACCGTTTCTTTAGTCATTTTAAATGTAATCCTAAGATATGTTTTTAATATGGGAATATACTGGTCAGAGGAAGCTGCTACCATTAGCTTTGTATGGAGTGTTTTTATAGGAGCAGGTGCATGCTATAAGAAAAAGATGCATATTGGAATTGATTTATTGACACAGCTGGCATCCGTAAAGGTTCAAGGCATTATTCATCTCCTAGTCAATTTAGCTCTAGTGGGAATTAATGGATATATCACCTACTTAAGTATCGTCTTTGTAAGAGCATCTGTGGGCAAGCCAACGGCTGTTTTAGGCATTTCATCTGCATATATGAGTGCCGCAGTATTAGCTGGATTTGCCATTATGACCTTCCATTCTATTCGATTTTTTATTGCGGGAGTAAAGGTATTGATTACAGGGGAAGTAAATAAAGAAGTGGAAGAAGCCAATATCATATCAAAGTAG
- a CDS encoding TRAP transporter large permease — protein MAYVPVAIVFLLYFSSIPIAFALFAATLSYFTFINTGMPVDLVLQRFITSTASFPLLAIPFFIMAGAIMNYAGISSKLMKMADVLTGHMVGGLAQVNVVLSTLMGGISGSANADAAMQCKILVPEMEKRGFNRAFSAAITAASSSIAPVIPPGINLIIYALIANVSVGRMFVAGYVPGLLMCLALMVTVSIISNKRSYKPSREKKATLMEVLLQTKESIWALFLPFGIIMGLRFGMFTPTEAGAIAVLFCTLVGFFVYKELKIQHFPEILKDTIYGTSSVMLIIVAASVFGYYMSWERIPQSITSVLLNVTESKVMMLMVINLLLLFMGMFLEGGAALIIVAPLLVPVVVSLGVDPIHFGIIAIVNIMIGGVTPPFGSMMFTTCTITGVPITDFIREVYPFIIALLVALLLVTYLPGLILFLPNLM, from the coding sequence ATGGCTTATGTACCAGTGGCAATTGTATTTTTATTATATTTCTCAAGCATTCCAATAGCCTTTGCTCTATTTGCTGCAACATTATCATACTTTACCTTTATCAATACAGGTATGCCGGTTGATTTGGTTTTGCAAAGGTTTATTACTAGCACAGCTTCCTTTCCGCTATTAGCCATTCCATTTTTCATTATGGCAGGTGCCATTATGAACTACGCAGGGATCAGCTCTAAGTTAATGAAAATGGCCGATGTACTGACTGGACATATGGTGGGTGGGCTGGCACAGGTGAATGTGGTGTTAAGCACCCTAATGGGTGGCATATCAGGGTCTGCCAATGCAGATGCTGCAATGCAGTGTAAAATTTTGGTGCCGGAGATGGAAAAAAGAGGGTTTAATCGAGCTTTCTCAGCGGCCATTACCGCAGCCTCCTCTTCGATTGCACCGGTGATCCCTCCAGGTATTAACTTGATCATCTATGCACTGATTGCAAATGTATCTGTGGGAAGGATGTTTGTGGCGGGATATGTACCTGGGTTGTTGATGTGTCTCGCTCTAATGGTGACTGTGTCTATTATCTCAAATAAAAGAAGTTATAAGCCATCTAGAGAAAAAAAAGCAACATTAATGGAAGTTTTACTACAAACAAAGGAATCAATTTGGGCATTATTTTTACCCTTTGGCATTATCATGGGATTACGTTTTGGAATGTTTACACCTACAGAAGCAGGTGCCATCGCTGTATTATTCTGTACACTGGTTGGATTTTTTGTGTATAAGGAATTGAAAATACAACACTTTCCTGAAATATTGAAGGATACCATTTATGGTACAAGCTCAGTCATGTTAATTATTGTTGCCGCATCTGTATTTGGATACTATATGAGCTGGGAAAGAATTCCACAAAGTATTACTTCTGTTTTATTAAATGTAACAGAAAGCAAGGTAATGATGCTTATGGTAATCAACCTGTTACTTTTGTTTATGGGAATGTTTTTGGAAGGGGGCGCAGCACTGATTATTGTGGCACCATTACTGGTTCCTGTGGTTGTGAGTCTTGGTGTTGATCCAATCCATTTTGGGATTATTGCCATTGTCAATATCATGATTGGCGGGGTGACACCACCCTTTGGATCCATGATGTTCACCACATGTACCATTACAGGGGTTCCGATTACTGACTTCATCAGAGAGGTTTATCCCTTTATTATTGCATTACTTGTTGCATTACTGCTTGTGACATACCTACCAGGATTAATTTTATTTTTACCAAATCTAATGTAA
- a CDS encoding glycerophosphodiester phosphodiesterase produces the protein MLMIAHRGASGDAPENTIAAMDLAIKQNCDGIEMDVQLTKDGQVIVCHDWTVDRTTNGTGEIRNLTVEEIKKLDAGSWFSEKFTGEKIPTLEEVINHVPHSLLLNIEIKIQAFDDRDIAKQVLVILEKYDRIENTIVSSFNHLQIQRIKKLKPAVKIGSLYEAYLLNPCDYFKQNDLNLYSFHACGYYINHEVIKELQDNHIKVYCWTINDKENANLLKDMGVDGIISNFPDMLK, from the coding sequence ATGTTAATGATTGCCCATCGAGGCGCATCGGGAGATGCTCCAGAAAACACCATAGCAGCTATGGATTTAGCAATAAAGCAGAATTGTGATGGCATCGAAATGGATGTGCAACTCACAAAGGACGGACAGGTTATTGTTTGTCATGATTGGACTGTAGATAGAACCACAAATGGAACTGGAGAAATTAGAAATTTAACAGTAGAAGAAATTAAAAAACTAGATGCAGGGTCATGGTTTTCTGAAAAATTCACAGGAGAAAAAATACCTACATTAGAAGAAGTGATTAACCATGTACCACATTCTCTGTTATTAAATATTGAAATCAAAATACAGGCATTTGATGATAGGGATATCGCAAAACAGGTACTGGTGATTTTAGAAAAATATGATAGAATAGAGAATACGATTGTTTCATCTTTTAATCATTTACAGATTCAAAGGATAAAAAAATTAAAGCCCGCGGTGAAAATTGGATCTTTATATGAGGCCTATCTTTTGAACCCTTGTGACTACTTCAAGCAAAATGATTTGAACCTGTATAGTTTTCATGCTTGCGGGTATTATATCAATCATGAAGTGATCAAAGAGCTACAGGATAATCATATAAAGGTGTATTGTTGGACTATAAACGATAAAGAAAATGCAAATTTGCTTAAGGATATGGGGGTAGATGGCATCATTTCTAACTTTCCAGATATGTTAAAATAA